A window of Bacteroidales bacterium contains these coding sequences:
- a CDS encoding RNA-binding protein, producing the protein MNIYVGNLNFRVKEPQLQEAFEAFGEVTLVKIVRNKETGRSKGFGFVEMSDDDKARTAIESLNNSEFEGRRMIVSQARPKPEK; encoded by the coding sequence ATGAATATATACGTTGGAAATCTTAATTTCAGGGTTAAGGAGCCTCAACTACAAGAAGCATTTGAGGCATTTGGTGAAGTTACTTTAGTGAAAATTGTCAGAAATAAAGAGACTGGTCGCTCAAAAGGATTCGGTTTTGTTGAGATGAGTGATGATGATAAGGCTCGTACTGCTATTGAGTCTCTTAACAATAGCGAGTTTGAGGGAAGACGTATGATTGTTTCTCAGGCAAGACCTAAACCAGAGAAATAG
- the tig gene encoding trigger factor, with protein sequence MNVTEKSTGNVSAEITVKIEKADYQEKVEKALRSYRQKAVVPGFRKGMAPKSMIQKMVGKSVLIEEINTLISEQLYNYITDKKLAVLGEPLPKEGQPEVDFDTQEDFEFTFDVALAPEIKLELGKDDKIEYNQIIIDDEMIEKQVEAYKNRFGKQEEGDVIAENDIAKGKMVELNEDGTVKEGGIVVESGMISPRYTKNEGEKAKFIGVKKGEKVVFNPSVASDGNDTEVASMLHIKKEEAAEVKSNFEMEITSILAFKPAEMGQELFDAAFGKDTVKDETEFRAKIADMLKEQIAPESDYKFAMDARTYIENKVGELEFADAMLKRWLKFSDKENKIENVDEEYAKMLPDLKWQLIKEKLVKDAEVKVERADVEEMAKKATKMQFAQYGMANVPEDLLQKYADDMMKDQKIVNNMLDRVMEEKIIEVIKSKVTLDVKEVKLEDFYKSLETK encoded by the coding sequence ATGAACGTAACAGAAAAAAGCACAGGTAATGTTTCGGCAGAGATTACCGTGAAAATTGAGAAAGCCGATTATCAAGAGAAAGTTGAGAAAGCATTGCGTTCTTACCGTCAAAAAGCAGTTGTACCCGGATTTAGAAAAGGTATGGCTCCAAAATCAATGATTCAAAAAATGGTAGGAAAATCTGTTTTGATTGAAGAGATTAATACTCTTATATCAGAGCAATTATACAACTATATAACAGATAAAAAACTTGCTGTACTTGGAGAGCCTCTTCCAAAAGAGGGACAACCCGAGGTTGATTTTGATACTCAAGAGGATTTTGAGTTTACATTTGATGTTGCTCTTGCTCCTGAAATAAAATTGGAGTTGGGCAAAGATGACAAAATAGAATACAACCAAATCATCATTGATGACGAAATGATTGAGAAACAAGTTGAGGCTTACAAAAATCGTTTCGGAAAACAAGAGGAGGGAGATGTAATTGCAGAAAACGATATCGCAAAAGGTAAAATGGTTGAACTTAACGAAGATGGCACAGTTAAAGAGGGTGGTATCGTAGTTGAGTCAGGAATGATATCTCCACGTTATACTAAAAACGAAGGTGAGAAAGCAAAATTCATCGGAGTTAAAAAAGGCGAGAAAGTTGTATTTAATCCTTCAGTAGCAAGTGACGGAAACGACACTGAGGTTGCTTCAATGCTTCACATCAAAAAAGAGGAGGCAGCAGAGGTTAAATCAAACTTTGAGATGGAGATTACTTCAATCTTGGCATTCAAACCGGCAGAGATGGGACAAGAACTATTCGATGCAGCATTTGGTAAAGATACTGTAAAAGATGAAACAGAGTTCCGTGCAAAAATCGCTGATATGTTAAAAGAGCAAATTGCACCTGAGTCTGATTACAAATTTGCAATGGATGCCCGCACTTACATCGAAAACAAAGTAGGAGAGTTAGAGTTTGCTGATGCAATGCTAAAACGTTGGTTGAAATTCAGCGACAAAGAGAACAAAATTGAGAACGTTGATGAGGAGTATGCAAAAATGTTACCTGACCTTAAATGGCAATTAATCAAAGAGAAACTTGTAAAAGATGCAGAGGTTAAGGTTGAGCGTGCTGATGTTGAGGAGATGGCTAAGAAAGCAACAAAAATGCAATTTGCTCAATACGGAATGGCTAACGTTCCCGAAGATTTACTTCAAAAATATGCTGATGATATGATGAAAGATCAAAAAATCGTAAACAACATGCTCGACAGAGTTATGGAGGAGAAGATTATCGAAGTAATCAAATCAAAAGTAACATTAGATGTTAAAGAGGTAAAACTTGAAGATTTCTACAAATCATTAGAGACAAAATAA
- the clpP gene encoding ATP-dependent Clp endopeptidase proteolytic subunit ClpP — protein sequence MNDEFRKYATRHLNMNGNALDKYIDVTSSYISPTIIEERQLNVAQMDVFSRLMMDRIIFLGTQVDDYAANVIQAQLLYLDSVEPGKDISIYLNSPGGSVYAGLGIYDTMQYISSDVSTICTGMAASMAAVLLVAGAKGKRFALKHSRIMIHQPMGGAQGQASDIEITAREILKLRKELYTIIADHSGNDYAKIELDSDRDYWMTAEEAKNYGMIDKVLEKR from the coding sequence ATGAACGATGAATTTAGAAAATACGCCACTCGCCATTTGAATATGAATGGTAATGCACTTGATAAATATATTGATGTAACAAGCAGTTATATATCTCCAACAATTATTGAGGAGCGTCAATTAAACGTAGCACAAATGGATGTATTCTCACGTTTAATGATGGACAGAATTATCTTCTTGGGAACACAAGTAGATGATTATGCTGCAAACGTAATCCAAGCACAACTACTATATTTAGATTCAGTAGAGCCCGGAAAAGATATCTCAATCTATTTAAACAGCCCCGGTGGAAGCGTATATGCCGGATTAGGAATATATGACACAATGCAATATATTTCAAGCGATGTATCAACAATATGTACAGGAATGGCAGCATCAATGGCAGCAGTATTGCTGGTAGCAGGAGCAAAAGGAAAACGCTTTGCGTTGAAGCACTCTCGTATTATGATTCACCAACCAATGGGAGGCGCGCAGGGACAAGCATCAGATATTGAGATAACAGCACGTGAAATCCTAAAATTGCGTAAAGAGTTATATACAATAATTGCCGACCACTCAGGAAACGACTATGCAAAAATAGAACTTGACTCAGATCGTGATTATTGGATGACTGCCGAAGAGGCTAAAAATTACGGAATGATAGACAAAGTTCTTGAGAAACGATAA
- the clpX gene encoding ATP-dependent Clp protease ATP-binding subunit ClpX produces MSKKRNNTSEGKETCFMCGREMSPQYLIQGTKGFLCGDCLYYMAENYLNITKKPQKTENKFQITNIPKPKEIKAFLDKYVIGQDSAKRYLSVAVYNHYKRVTQDKNLADSVEIEKSNIIMVGSTGTGKTLLAKTIARLLNVPFTIVDATVLTEAGYVGEDIESILTRLLQVADYDVAAAERGIVFIDEIDKIARKGDNPSITRDVSGEGVQQGLLKLLEGSVVNVPPQGGRKHPDQKMIQVNTQNILYICGGAFDGIERKIAARLNTQVVGFSTDETQKQIDRSNFLQYISPQDLKSFGLIPEIIGRLPILTYLNPLDRTVLRNILTEPENAIIKQYIYMFKLDGIKLKFEEEVLDFIVDKAIEFKLGARGLRSIVEHIMIDAMYEMPSTERKSLTITLNYAKNRLMDANMHTMG; encoded by the coding sequence ATGTCTAAAAAACGAAATAACACCTCTGAGGGAAAAGAGACCTGTTTTATGTGTGGTAGAGAGATGTCGCCACAATATCTTATTCAAGGAACAAAAGGTTTCTTGTGTGGCGATTGTCTATACTACATGGCTGAGAACTATTTGAATATAACAAAAAAACCTCAGAAAACAGAAAATAAATTCCAGATAACCAATATCCCCAAACCAAAGGAGATAAAGGCGTTTCTCGATAAATATGTAATTGGGCAAGACTCTGCAAAACGATACTTGTCGGTAGCCGTTTATAACCACTACAAACGAGTGACACAAGACAAAAATCTTGCCGATAGCGTAGAGATAGAGAAGTCAAATATAATAATGGTAGGTTCAACAGGAACAGGAAAAACCCTGTTGGCAAAAACCATTGCCCGACTACTAAACGTACCCTTTACAATTGTTGATGCAACAGTCTTGACTGAGGCAGGATATGTAGGCGAAGATATTGAGAGTATATTAACTCGCCTTTTACAAGTTGCCGATTACGATGTGGCAGCAGCCGAGCGAGGAATAGTATTTATTGATGAGATAGATAAAATTGCACGAAAAGGCGATAACCCATCAATAACCCGCGATGTAAGTGGAGAGGGCGTACAACAAGGATTATTGAAACTCTTAGAGGGTTCAGTTGTAAACGTGCCACCACAAGGAGGACGTAAGCACCCTGATCAAAAGATGATACAGGTAAATACCCAAAACATATTATATATATGTGGAGGAGCCTTTGACGGAATTGAGCGTAAAATTGCTGCACGATTAAATACACAGGTAGTAGGATTTAGTACAGATGAGACACAAAAACAGATTGATCGTAGCAACTTTTTGCAATACATATCGCCACAAGATTTAAAATCATTTGGATTGATACCAGAAATAATAGGTCGTTTACCAATATTAACCTATCTCAATCCTTTAGATAGAACAGTACTTCGCAATATCCTAACCGAGCCGGAGAATGCTATAATTAAACAATATATATATATGTTTAAGTTAGATGGCATAAAATTAAAGTTCGAAGAGGAGGTTTTAGATTTTATAGTAGATAAAGCAATAGAGTTTAAGTTAGGGGCAAGAGGTTTACGTTCAATAGTAGAGCATATAATGATTGATGCAATGTATGAGATGCCTTCAACCGAAAGGAAATCACTTACAATAACATTAAATTATGCTAAAAACAGATTAATGGATGCAAATATGCACACAATGGGGTAA
- the recQ gene encoding DNA helicase RecQ, whose amino-acid sequence MFTKTQVAEALKENFGFDTFKGNQEEIIMNLLEGKDSFVLMPTGGGKSLCYQLPSLLLDGTAIVISPLIALMKNQVDAMRNFSEEDGVAHFINSSLTKVAIDQVKSDILSGKTKLLYVAPESLTKEENVEFLKNVNISFYAIDEAHCISEWGHDFRPEYRRIRPIINEIGVAPIIALTATATPKVQHDIQKNLEILNATQFKSSFNRPNLYYEVRQKNKDVDKDIIKYIKSQPGKSGIIYCLSRKKVEELAAHLQANDIRALPYHAGMDSATRTQTQDAFLLEDIEVIVATIAFGMGIDKPDVRYVIHYDIPKSLEGYYQETGRAGRDGGEGECITFYTQKDLQKLEKFTQGKLISEQEISKQLLLETAAYAESSVCRRKLLLHYFGEEYTQENCANCDNCLHPKKQIEAKELLVLAIETIIALKEKFKSDYVIDVLKGKESNEILSYKHNELEVFGSAEDEEEKTLNAVIRQALIAGYIAKNIESYGLLKVTEEGHKFLKKPVSFKIVQDNDFEESDDEVQIKGGGACAVDPTLYSILKDLRKKKAKELKLPPYVIFQDVSIESMATTYPITMEELKNIPRVGAGKAQRYGQEFIDIIKRYCEEEEIERPEDMRVRTVPNKSKFKISIIQAVDRKIRLDDIASEKNLDYSELLSELEAIVMSGTKINLDYFIREILDEEEIEDIFSYFRETEHDDLDEALKELGDDYNEDDIRLVRIKFLSEMGN is encoded by the coding sequence ATGTTTACAAAAACACAAGTAGCGGAGGCATTAAAAGAGAATTTTGGTTTCGATACCTTTAAGGGAAATCAAGAAGAGATAATAATGAATCTTCTCGAAGGGAAAGACTCATTTGTGTTGATGCCAACAGGAGGAGGAAAGTCGTTATGTTACCAACTGCCGTCATTATTGCTTGATGGAACAGCAATTGTAATATCTCCATTAATAGCATTAATGAAGAATCAGGTAGATGCAATGCGAAATTTTAGTGAGGAGGATGGTGTTGCTCACTTTATAAACTCTTCGCTTACAAAGGTGGCTATTGATCAGGTAAAGAGTGATATATTAAGCGGAAAAACAAAACTTCTGTATGTTGCACCTGAGTCATTAACAAAAGAGGAGAATGTAGAGTTCCTGAAGAATGTAAACATATCGTTTTATGCCATTGATGAGGCACACTGTATCTCAGAGTGGGGCCATGATTTCAGACCAGAATATCGCCGAATACGACCTATAATAAACGAAATAGGAGTAGCACCCATTATTGCACTCACAGCAACTGCAACCCCAAAAGTACAACACGACATTCAAAAGAATCTTGAGATATTGAATGCCACTCAATTCAAGTCTTCATTTAACAGACCAAATCTCTATTACGAGGTAAGGCAGAAAAACAAAGATGTTGATAAAGATATTATTAAATATATAAAATCCCAACCCGGCAAATCGGGTATAATATATTGCTTAAGCCGTAAAAAGGTAGAGGAGTTGGCGGCACATTTACAAGCAAATGATATAAGAGCATTGCCATACCATGCAGGAATGGATTCGGCAACCCGAACCCAAACACAAGATGCCTTTTTGCTCGAAGATATAGAGGTAATAGTAGCGACAATAGCCTTTGGAATGGGAATAGACAAACCCGATGTAAGGTATGTAATACATTACGATATTCCAAAGAGTCTCGAAGGTTATTATCAAGAGACAGGACGAGCAGGACGTGACGGAGGGGAAGGAGAGTGTATAACTTTCTATACCCAAAAAGATTTACAAAAACTTGAGAAATTTACACAAGGTAAATTAATCTCAGAGCAAGAGATAAGCAAACAGCTTCTATTAGAGACAGCAGCATACGCCGAGTCATCGGTATGTCGCAGAAAACTACTCTTACACTATTTTGGCGAAGAATATACACAAGAGAATTGTGCTAATTGTGACAATTGCCTTCATCCAAAAAAACAAATAGAAGCAAAAGAGTTGTTGGTATTGGCAATTGAGACCATAATTGCACTAAAAGAGAAGTTTAAATCAGATTATGTGATAGATGTTCTAAAAGGAAAAGAGAGTAACGAGATTCTATCATATAAACATAACGAGTTAGAGGTATTTGGTTCAGCCGAAGATGAAGAAGAGAAGACTCTCAATGCAGTAATCCGTCAAGCATTGATTGCTGGATATATAGCAAAAAATATAGAGTCGTATGGCTTGTTGAAGGTTACAGAAGAGGGGCATAAATTCCTTAAGAAACCGGTATCGTTTAAAATAGTTCAAGATAACGATTTTGAGGAGAGTGATGATGAGGTACAAATAAAAGGAGGAGGAGCGTGTGCGGTAGATCCAACCCTATATTCAATACTTAAAGACTTAAGAAAGAAAAAAGCAAAAGAGTTAAAACTGCCACCATACGTAATTTTTCAAGATGTGTCAATAGAATCAATGGCAACAACCTATCCAATAACAATGGAAGAGTTAAAGAATATTCCAAGAGTAGGAGCGGGAAAAGCCCAACGTTATGGCCAAGAGTTTATTGATATTATAAAACGATATTGCGAGGAGGAGGAGATTGAACGCCCCGAAGATATGCGAGTACGCACAGTTCCCAATAAATCTAAATTTAAAATCTCTATAATTCAGGCAGTTGACAGAAAAATAAGATTAGACGATATAGCGTCAGAAAAGAATCTCGACTACTCGGAACTCTTGTCGGAATTAGAGGCAATAGTAATGTCAGGAACAAAAATTAATCTTGATTACTTCATTAGGGAGATATTGGATGAAGAAGAGATTGAAGATATATTCTCATACTTTAGAGAAACAGAACATGATGATCTTGATGAAGCGCTAAAAGAGTTAGGAGATGATTACAATGAGGATGATATACGATTGGTGCGTATAAAATTCTTGTCAGAGATGGGTAACTAA
- the guaB gene encoding IMP dehydrogenase: MSFIAEKVVMDGLTFDDVLLIPAYSEVLPRDVSLKTKFSRNIDLNIPIVSAAMDTVTEASLAIAIAREGGIGVIHKNMSIEAQAKQVHAVKRAENGMIYDPVTIKRGSTVADALALMAEYHIGGIPVVDDERNLVGIVTNRDLRFERNSARLIDEVMTSENLVTTSQSTDLHEAADILQLHKIEKLPVVDKSGKLVGLVTYKDITKAKDKPFACKDKLGRLRVAAGIGVTGDAMERAAELVNAGVDALVIDTAHGHTKGVVDLLKKVKNSFSGIDVTVGNIATGDAARYLVDAGADCVKVGIGPGSICTTRVIAGIGVPQLSAVYDVAKALEGTGVPLIADGGIRYSGDIVKALAAGAYSVMLGGLLAGVEESPGETIIYNGRKFKAYRGMGSLEAMEKGSKDRYFQAGEIDTKKLVPEGIAARVPYKGSLYEVVYQMIGGLRSGMGYCGAENIDKLHQAKFTRITNAGVAESHPHDVTITSESPNYSRGNQ; the protein is encoded by the coding sequence ATGTCATTTATTGCAGAAAAAGTAGTAATGGACGGTCTAACCTTTGACGATGTCCTTTTAATCCCGGCTTATTCAGAAGTATTACCAAGGGATGTAAGTCTTAAGACAAAATTTTCACGCAACATCGATTTGAACATTCCCATAGTCTCAGCAGCTATGGATACTGTAACAGAGGCGAGCTTAGCAATAGCAATAGCTCGAGAAGGAGGAATAGGAGTAATCCATAAAAATATGTCAATTGAGGCACAAGCAAAACAAGTGCATGCGGTAAAACGTGCCGAAAACGGAATGATATATGATCCTGTTACCATAAAACGAGGTTCAACAGTAGCAGATGCTTTGGCTTTAATGGCAGAGTATCATATCGGTGGAATACCCGTAGTAGATGACGAACGTAATTTAGTAGGAATTGTTACAAATCGTGACTTACGTTTTGAGCGTAATAGTGCAAGACTGATTGATGAGGTTATGACCTCTGAAAATTTAGTAACAACATCGCAATCAACAGACTTGCATGAGGCAGCAGATATATTACAATTACACAAGATTGAGAAATTACCAGTAGTAGATAAAAGCGGAAAATTAGTAGGATTAGTAACCTATAAAGATATAACAAAAGCAAAAGACAAACCATTTGCATGTAAAGACAAATTAGGTCGTTTGCGTGTTGCTGCAGGAATAGGAGTAACAGGCGATGCAATGGAACGTGCAGCCGAGTTGGTAAATGCAGGAGTTGATGCGTTGGTAATTGACACAGCTCACGGACACACAAAAGGAGTGGTAGATCTACTAAAGAAAGTAAAAAACAGTTTCTCAGGAATTGACGTAACCGTAGGAAATATTGCAACAGGCGACGCAGCAAGATACTTGGTTGATGCAGGAGCTGACTGCGTAAAAGTTGGAATTGGACCGGGTTCAATATGTACAACTCGCGTAATTGCAGGAATTGGAGTACCACAACTATCGGCGGTATATGATGTAGCAAAAGCACTTGAAGGAACAGGTGTTCCCCTAATTGCAGATGGAGGAATACGTTATTCAGGAGATATTGTAAAAGCTCTTGCAGCAGGAGCATACTCAGTAATGCTAGGAGGATTGTTAGCAGGAGTAGAAGAGTCTCCGGGAGAAACAATTATCTATAATGGACGTAAGTTCAAAGCATATCGCGGAATGGGTTCATTAGAGGCTATGGAAAAAGGTTCAAAAGACCGTTATTTCCAAGCAGGAGAGATAGATACTAAGAAATTGGTGCCAGAGGGTATTGCTGCACGTGTACCATACAAAGGCTCTCTATATGAAGTGGTATATCAAATGATTGGAGGCCTTCGCTCAGGAATGGGATATTGTGGAGCAGAGAACATTGATAAACTACACCAAGCAAAATTCACTCGCATAACAAATGCAGGAGTTGCAGAGAGTCACCCACACGATGTAACTATTACAAGTGAATCTCCAAACTATAGTAGAGGAAATCAATAA
- a CDS encoding peptidylprolyl isomerase, giving the protein MTINGKEIKKSEFEYIYNKNKQQQLEQKTLDEYIEMFKDYKLKVMEAEANGIDTTQAFISELQGYRNQLAQPYLVDQAADEKLAQEAYQRLQENVEVAHILFSVEEGNPNKTQAKAYEKAMAVKKRIDAGADFTDMAKKYSEDPSVARNNGYLGYIKGFMTVYPFEQVAYTTPVGEVSEPVLSRFGYHLIKVMSRRTDPGEVLTAHIMVMLPTSITPDEAKAKEAKIQEAYQKLLNGTPFEEVVQEYTEDPGTRDTDGKMRWISTGRIVKEYEDVAFSLNEGEISAPFKTPFGWHIVKVLEKRGLKPYAEMQKDIMRRIAREDRAGNGKESLIAKLKIDYNYKFYGDKMAQLKELAKSTQLNENFQSAISQDNEALFSLNGIKYTVSNFAEYYTNSKKPKETDVEKSITESVNDYINYAIIAYENSILEDKYPDFRNLYNEYRDGMLLFEISNREVWDKAAKDEKGLKKYFKKNRRKYSWNEPHFKGIVVQCKNDSVASEAKAMLKNLKYEESATTLNKELNRGSERVIKVKRGLFSFGDNAVVDSYFFGAKPYIDETFPVSFAKGRLLKKGPENYTDVKGQVTSDYQQQLEKDWIKYLNKKYKVEINYNVVSTIEERK; this is encoded by the coding sequence ATGACCATAAACGGAAAAGAGATTAAGAAGTCGGAATTTGAGTATATCTATAATAAAAACAAGCAACAGCAACTCGAACAAAAAACACTTGATGAGTACATTGAGATGTTTAAAGACTATAAATTAAAAGTAATGGAGGCTGAGGCAAACGGAATAGATACAACACAGGCGTTTATTTCAGAGTTACAAGGTTATCGCAACCAATTAGCCCAACCATATTTAGTCGATCAAGCTGCTGATGAAAAATTGGCACAAGAGGCGTATCAACGATTGCAAGAGAATGTTGAAGTTGCTCATATCTTATTTTCAGTAGAGGAGGGTAATCCAAATAAGACACAGGCAAAAGCATACGAAAAAGCAATGGCAGTAAAAAAACGCATTGATGCAGGAGCAGACTTTACAGATATGGCAAAAAAATATTCTGAAGATCCATCAGTAGCCCGAAATAATGGCTATTTAGGATATATAAAAGGCTTTATGACAGTATATCCTTTTGAACAAGTTGCATATACTACACCTGTAGGAGAGGTATCAGAACCGGTATTATCACGTTTTGGTTATCACTTAATAAAAGTAATGTCACGCCGTACCGATCCGGGCGAAGTATTAACAGCACACATAATGGTAATGTTGCCTACATCAATCACTCCCGACGAAGCAAAAGCAAAAGAGGCAAAGATACAAGAGGCATACCAAAAATTATTAAATGGAACACCTTTTGAAGAGGTTGTTCAAGAGTACACCGAAGATCCCGGAACTCGCGATACAGACGGAAAAATGCGTTGGATTTCAACAGGAAGAATAGTAAAAGAGTATGAAGATGTAGCCTTCTCGTTAAACGAGGGCGAGATATCAGCACCATTTAAAACACCATTCGGATGGCATATAGTAAAAGTTCTTGAGAAACGAGGATTAAAACCATATGCTGAGATGCAAAAAGATATAATGCGTAGAATAGCACGAGAAGATAGAGCAGGAAATGGAAAAGAGTCATTGATAGCAAAATTGAAGATAGATTATAACTATAAATTCTATGGCGATAAAATGGCTCAATTAAAAGAGTTGGCAAAAAGCACACAACTAAATGAAAATTTCCAATCAGCCATATCACAAGATAATGAAGCACTATTCTCTCTCAACGGAATAAAATATACAGTATCAAACTTTGCAGAATATTATACAAACAGCAAAAAGCCAAAAGAGACAGACGTTGAAAAATCTATAACAGAGAGCGTTAATGATTATATAAACTATGCAATTATAGCATACGAAAATAGTATATTAGAGGATAAGTACCCCGATTTCCGTAATCTATACAATGAGTATCGTGACGGAATGTTATTGTTTGAAATAAGCAATCGCGAGGTATGGGATAAAGCAGCAAAAGATGAAAAAGGATTAAAGAAATATTTTAAGAAAAATCGCCGTAAATACTCATGGAATGAACCTCACTTTAAAGGAATTGTTGTACAATGTAAAAACGATAGTGTTGCCTCAGAGGCAAAAGCAATGCTAAAAAATTTGAAATATGAAGAGTCGGCAACAACTCTAAACAAAGAGTTAAACAGAGGTAGCGAAAGAGTAATAAAAGTAAAACGAGGACTATTCTCATTTGGCGATAATGCAGTAGTAGATAGTTACTTCTTTGGAGCAAAACCATATATCGATGAAACATTCCCCGTTTCATTTGCAAAGGGAAGATTACTAAAGAAAGGACCTGAAAACTACACCGATGTAAAAGGACAAGTAACCTCAGACTATCAACAACAATTAGAGAAAGATTGGATAAAATATCTAAATAAAAAATACAAAGTAGAAATAAACTACAATGTTGTATCAACAATAGAAGAGAGAAAATAA
- a CDS encoding peptidylprolyl isomerase, whose product MKKIINLIFAFSLFAITLQAQDNVIDEVVWVVGDEVILKSQVEEQYRNMQYERQKIEGDPYCFIPEQMAVQKLFLHQANIDSIYADESQVAQEVEQRVNYFIANIGSKEKVEEYFNKPMPELKELLTEMVRDQNVVQEMQRSLVGGIKVTPSEVRRYYDAMPKDSIPFIPMKVEVQILKLHPFIPQEEIDNIKARLRNYTERVLNGETEFSTLAILYSEDPGSARQGGETGFAGKAQWVEPFANAAFSLNDPKKVSKIVETEFGYHILQLIEKKGDMVNVRHILLKPKLSVTEKNKSLAKLDSIRADINSGEFTFEQAVLALSQDKDTRNSKGLMVNPATGNSRFEMSELPQEIARAVSKMKVGEMSTPFIMMDPKMGREVAVIVQLKNRIDGHKANISDDYQQIKAIVENQKKAEFIEEWIKEKQKTTYVKIKEGWQNCDFKYDGWVIAE is encoded by the coding sequence ATGAAAAAAATAATTAATCTAATATTTGCTTTTTCACTATTTGCTATTACACTACAAGCCCAAGATAATGTAATAGATGAAGTTGTATGGGTTGTAGGAGATGAGGTAATACTTAAATCGCAAGTTGAAGAACAGTACCGCAATATGCAATATGAACGACAAAAAATAGAGGGAGATCCCTATTGTTTTATCCCGGAGCAGATGGCAGTACAAAAACTATTTCTTCATCAGGCAAATATTGATAGTATCTATGCCGATGAGTCGCAAGTGGCACAAGAGGTAGAGCAAAGAGTAAACTATTTTATAGCAAATATAGGTTCAAAAGAAAAAGTTGAAGAGTATTTCAACAAACCAATGCCTGAGTTAAAGGAGTTACTAACCGAAATGGTACGTGATCAAAACGTAGTACAAGAGATGCAACGTTCGCTTGTAGGAGGTATAAAGGTAACACCATCAGAAGTACGTCGTTATTACGATGCAATGCCAAAGGATAGCATACCTTTTATTCCAATGAAAGTCGAAGTGCAAATCTTAAAATTGCACCCCTTTATTCCACAAGAGGAGATAGATAACATTAAGGCACGATTAAGAAACTATACAGAGAGAGTTCTAAACGGAGAGACCGAGTTTTCAACATTAGCAATCCTTTATTCCGAAGATCCGGGTTCTGCCCGACAAGGAGGAGAGACAGGATTTGCAGGAAAAGCACAATGGGTAGAACCATTTGCCAATGCAGCCTTCTCTTTAAATGATCCTAAAAAGGTATCAAAGATAGTAGAAACAGAGTTTGGTTATCATATCTTGCAATTGATTGAGAAGAAGGGAGATATGGTAAATGTTCGCCATATCTTGTTAAAACCGAAACTATCAGTAACCGAAAAGAACAAATCTTTGGCAAAGTTAGACTCTATTAGAGCCGACATCAATAGCGGAGAGTTTACATTTGAACAAGCAGTCTTAGCACTCTCTCAAGACAAAGACACACGCAATAGTAAAGGACTTATGGTAAATCCAGCCACAGGAAATTCACGCTTTGAGATGTCGGAGTTGCCACAAGAGATAGCAAGAGCAGTCTCAAAGATGAAGGTAGGAGAGATGTCCACACCCTTTATAATGATGGACCCAAAAATGGGGCGTGAGGTTGCAGTAATAGTTCAACTAAAAAACCGAATAGACGGTCATAAAGCAAACATATCAGATGACTATCAACAGATAAAAGCGATAGTAGAAAACCAAAAGAAAGCCGAATTTATTGAGGAGTGGATAAAAGAGAAGCAGAAAACCACTTACGTAAAAATTAAGGAAGGTTGGCAAAATTGCGACTTTAAATACGATGGTTGGGTAATTGCTGAGTAA